One genomic window of Vidua macroura isolate BioBank_ID:100142 chromosome 16, ASM2450914v1, whole genome shotgun sequence includes the following:
- the LOC128815159 gene encoding hemoglobin subunit alpha-A, with amino-acid sequence MVLSAGDKSNVKGVFAKIGGQADEYGADALERMFATYPQTKTYFPHFDLGKGSAQVKGHGKKVAAALVEAANNIDDLAGALSKLSDLHAQKLRVDPVNFKLLGQCFLVVVATRNPSLLTPEVHASLDKFLCAVGTVLTAKYR; translated from the exons ATGGTGCTGTCCGCCGGCGACAAGTCCAACGTCAAGGGCGTTTTCGCCAAAATCGGCGGCCAAGCCGACGAATATGGCGCCGACGCCTTGGAGAG GATGTTCGCCACCTACCCCCAGACCAAGACCTACTTCCCCCACTTCGACCTAGGAAAGGGCTCTGCTCAGGTCAAGGGTCACGGCAAGAAGGTGGCGGCTGCACTGGTCGAAGCTGCCAACAACATCGATGACCTTGCCGGTGCCCTCTCCAAGCTCAGCGACCTCCACGCCCAAAAACTCCGTGTGGACCCTGTCAACTTCAAA CTGCTGGGCCAGTGCTTCCTGGTGGTAGTGGCCACTCGCAACCCCTCTCTCCTGACCCCAGAGGTCCACGCTTCCCTGGACAAGTTCCTGTGCGCCGTGGGCACCGTGCTGACCGCCAAGTACCGTTAA